A stretch of the Vagococcus xieshaowenii genome encodes the following:
- a CDS encoding cold-shock protein, whose amino-acid sequence MNNGTVKWFNEAKGFGFITMEDGNDVFAHFSAIQGDGFKTLDEGQRVTFDTEEGQRGLQAINIVKA is encoded by the coding sequence ATGAATAACGGAACAGTGAAATGGTTTAACGAAGCTAAAGGATTTGGTTTTATTACAATGGAAGATGGTAATGATGTATTTGCTCATTTCTCAGCAATCCAAGGTGACGGATTCAAAACTTTAGACGAAGGTCAACGTGTTACTTTTGACACTGAAGAAGGCCAACGTGGTTTACAAGCAATTAACATCGTTAAAGCTTAA
- a CDS encoding ABC transporter ATP-binding protein — MAGGGMGGMRSFTQDTEKIKGAKINKDTVIRVLKYAKPYKWFLALFLVFIIIDALIGAWTPLLFKAIIDKWIPTKDTGNVIFYAGLTAILSIISALLSIAQRWVSTKIGQGVIFDLQNQLFEHIQKQSLAFFSRTKTGALVQRINGDVMGAQSVFTNTLSSIFSNTLSVVFTLAAMLSMSWQLTLIALLLIPAFILPAKIVGPKLSLLMRESYDLKADATQLSNERFNVSGALLAKSYGDPKVDAQLYADQIGKVRDLSIKQALTGSFMRVMIGTVSAIALAVVYGFGGVMAIKETITVGVVVALASYLNRLYGPITSLSNIQVDVLTALVSFERVFEILDLEPSVKELPDAEDLRPFVAQNGSSITFDDVSFRYPKDSEVSLGSLETISDDRGDSDDMILKNITFNIEPGQMVALVGPSGAGKSTLSGLISRMYDPNEGTISIAGKSLREVSLDSIRETVGVVSQDAHMFHDTIASNLRYAKPDATEEEMIFALKEAYIYNLVEDLPQGLETVIGDRGYRLSGGERQRLAIARLLLKSPDIVVLDEATAHLDSESEHFIQEAFETALAGRTSVVIAHRLSTIRKADKIIVLKSGEVVEMGTHDELIAKEDGVYHELHDLQFSDD, encoded by the coding sequence ATGGCCGGTGGCGGTATGGGTGGTATGCGTAGTTTTACTCAAGACACGGAAAAAATCAAAGGTGCCAAGATTAACAAAGACACAGTGATTCGTGTGTTGAAGTACGCAAAACCTTACAAATGGTTTTTAGCTTTATTTTTAGTATTTATTATTATTGATGCGTTGATTGGCGCATGGACTCCGTTATTATTTAAAGCAATTATTGATAAGTGGATTCCTACTAAGGACACAGGGAATGTTATTTTTTATGCAGGGTTAACGGCAATTCTTTCAATTATTAGTGCTCTTCTTTCGATTGCACAACGTTGGGTCTCAACAAAGATTGGTCAAGGGGTTATCTTTGATTTGCAAAACCAATTATTTGAACATATCCAAAAACAATCACTTGCGTTCTTTTCTAGAACTAAAACAGGTGCGCTAGTACAACGTATTAACGGAGATGTTATGGGAGCTCAATCGGTGTTTACGAATACATTGAGTAGTATTTTTAGTAACACATTATCCGTTGTGTTTACCTTAGCGGCGATGTTAAGTATGAGTTGGCAGTTAACGCTGATTGCGTTACTATTGATTCCAGCTTTTATTTTACCCGCAAAAATTGTTGGGCCTAAATTGTCGTTATTAATGCGTGAATCGTATGATTTAAAAGCAGATGCAACGCAATTATCTAATGAACGTTTCAATGTATCGGGAGCTCTTTTAGCTAAAAGTTATGGAGATCCAAAAGTAGATGCACAATTATATGCTGACCAAATTGGTAAAGTTCGCGATTTGAGTATTAAACAAGCTTTAACGGGTTCATTCATGCGAGTGATGATCGGAACTGTTTCGGCAATTGCCTTAGCGGTTGTTTATGGTTTTGGTGGTGTAATGGCCATTAAAGAAACGATTACGGTCGGGGTAGTAGTTGCCTTAGCATCTTATTTAAATCGTCTATACGGTCCAATTACGTCACTATCAAATATTCAAGTTGACGTCTTAACAGCGTTGGTTTCCTTTGAACGTGTGTTTGAAATTTTAGATTTAGAACCAAGTGTCAAAGAATTACCAGATGCAGAAGATTTACGCCCATTTGTTGCTCAAAATGGTTCAAGTATTACGTTTGATGATGTTAGCTTCCGCTATCCAAAAGATTCTGAAGTGAGTTTAGGTAGTTTAGAAACGATTTCAGATGATCGTGGCGACAGTGATGACATGATTCTTAAAAACATTACGTTCAACATTGAGCCAGGCCAAATGGTTGCCTTAGTTGGTCCAAGTGGGGCCGGTAAGTCAACTTTATCAGGTTTGATTTCACGTATGTATGATCCAAATGAAGGAACGATTAGTATTGCTGGTAAGTCATTAAGAGAGGTTAGTTTGGACTCTATTCGTGAAACCGTTGGGGTAGTGAGTCAGGACGCTCATATGTTCCATGACACAATTGCTAGCAACTTACGTTATGCTAAACCAGATGCGACGGAAGAAGAAATGATTTTTGCATTAAAAGAAGCCTATATTTACAATTTAGTTGAAGATTTACCTCAAGGGTTAGAAACCGTGATTGGTGACCGTGGTTATCGTCTGAGTGGTGGGGAACGCCAACGTTTAGCGATTGCTCGTTTATTATTAAAATCACCTGATATTGTTGTTCTTGATGAAGCAACAGCTCATTTAGATAGTGAGAGTGAGCATTTCATTCAAGAAGCATTTGAAACAGCATTAGCTGGTCGTACGTCAGTTGTCATCGCCCATCGTTTATCGACTATCCGTAAAGCAGACAAGATTATTGTCTTGAAGAGCGGAGAAGTGGTCGAAATGGGAACGCATGATGAATTGATTGCGAAAGAAGACGGTGTTTATCATGAACTCCATGATTTACAATTTAGTGATGACTAG
- a CDS encoding BMP family lipoprotein: MKKAKLFSLGAATLALGLGLTACGSNNDKTADSGAATGGDVDKAHTVAMVTDIGGVDDRSFNQSAWEGLQAWGKEHGAEKGVNGFDYIQSNDGSEYTTNIDSAVSQGFKTIFGIGYLLQPGIEAAAAQNPDTQFGIIDSVIEGFDNVVSATFKDNEAAYLAGIAAAYTTKTDKVGFIGGEEGVVIDRFEAGFAKGVEDGAKNLGKKIEVTAKYAASFGDPAKGKALAADMYKNGADIIYHASGGTGAGLFQEAAALNKDRASDDKVWVIGVDSDQQAEGVYKNKDGEEDNFTLTSTLKGVGAAVQDISTRALNDEFPGGESLVYGLKDGGVDLTDGFLSDDAKAAVKEAKQNVIDGKVEVPETPGK, translated from the coding sequence ATGAAAAAGGCAAAACTATTTAGTCTTGGAGCAGCAACATTAGCATTAGGACTTGGATTAACAGCATGTGGAAGTAACAACGACAAGACTGCAGATTCAGGTGCGGCAACTGGTGGCGACGTAGACAAAGCACATACTGTTGCAATGGTTACAGATATCGGTGGTGTTGATGACCGTTCATTCAACCAATCAGCTTGGGAAGGTTTACAAGCTTGGGGTAAAGAACACGGTGCTGAAAAAGGTGTTAACGGATTTGATTACATCCAATCTAATGACGGGTCAGAATATACAACTAATATTGACTCAGCTGTATCACAAGGTTTCAAAACAATCTTTGGTATTGGTTACTTATTACAACCAGGTATCGAAGCAGCTGCAGCTCAAAATCCAGATACACAATTCGGTATCATTGATAGTGTAATCGAAGGATTTGATAATGTTGTTTCTGCAACATTCAAAGATAACGAAGCAGCTTACTTAGCAGGTATCGCAGCAGCTTACACAACTAAAACTGACAAAGTTGGTTTTATCGGTGGTGAAGAAGGTGTTGTAATTGACCGTTTTGAAGCAGGTTTTGCTAAAGGTGTTGAAGACGGAGCTAAAAATCTAGGTAAGAAGATTGAAGTAACAGCTAAATATGCCGCATCATTTGGCGATCCAGCTAAAGGTAAAGCGTTAGCCGCTGATATGTACAAAAATGGCGCAGACATCATCTACCATGCATCAGGTGGTACAGGTGCTGGGTTATTCCAAGAAGCAGCTGCTTTAAACAAAGATCGTGCAAGTGATGATAAAGTTTGGGTTATCGGTGTAGATAGCGATCAACAAGCTGAAGGTGTCTACAAAAACAAAGACGGTGAAGAAGATAACTTCACATTAACTTCAACACTTAAAGGTGTAGGGGCAGCTGTCCAAGATATTTCTACTCGTGCATTAAACGATGAATTCCCAGGTGGTGAAAGTTTAGTTTACGGTCTTAAAGACGGTGGGGTAGACTTAACAGATGGTTTCTTATCAGACGATGCTAAAGCAGCCGTTAAAGAAGCTAAACAAAATGTTATCGATGGTAAAGTAGAAGTTCCTGAAACACCAGGAAAATAA
- the deoB gene encoding phosphopentomutase yields the protein MFKRMHLIVMDSVGIGEAPDAEKFGDVGSHTLGHIAKEVGLNVPNMEQLGLGTIEPLTGVKAVENHQGYATKLQEVSVGKDTMTGHWEIAGLNIQTPFRVFPEGFPQDLLDKISEFSGRGIIMGANKPYSGTAVIDDFGAEQMETGSLIIYTSADPVLQIAAHEDVIPLEELYRICEYTRDITKDDPYMIGRIIARPYVGEPGNFTRTPNRHDYALDPFGETVLNHLQDAGKEVIAVGKINDIFNGQGITDYVRTASNMDGVDKLLDVMARDFEGLSFTNLVDFDALFGHRRDTPGYGNALEEFDARLPEIIDAMAEDDLLMITADHGNDPTFPGTDHTREYVPLMLFSKKMTGKGNLPVGHFSDISATIAENFGVAATENGTSFLQELK from the coding sequence ATGTTTAAACGTATGCATTTAATCGTCATGGATTCAGTAGGAATTGGAGAAGCACCAGATGCTGAGAAATTTGGCGATGTAGGTAGTCACACATTAGGTCATATTGCAAAAGAAGTAGGCCTAAATGTGCCGAACATGGAGCAATTAGGTTTAGGAACTATTGAGCCGTTAACAGGTGTTAAGGCAGTTGAAAATCATCAAGGTTATGCAACTAAATTGCAAGAAGTTTCAGTAGGTAAAGACACAATGACAGGTCACTGGGAGATTGCTGGTTTAAATATTCAAACGCCATTCCGAGTATTTCCAGAAGGATTTCCACAAGACTTGTTAGATAAAATCTCTGAGTTTTCAGGTCGTGGTATTATTATGGGCGCTAATAAACCTTATAGTGGAACTGCAGTTATTGATGATTTTGGAGCAGAACAAATGGAAACAGGCTCATTAATTATTTATACATCAGCAGATCCAGTGTTACAAATTGCTGCACACGAAGATGTCATTCCATTAGAAGAGCTATATCGTATTTGCGAATACACACGTGACATTACAAAAGATGATCCTTATATGATTGGCCGTATTATTGCGCGTCCTTATGTAGGGGAACCAGGCAACTTTACACGTACACCAAATCGTCATGACTATGCCTTAGATCCATTTGGTGAAACAGTATTAAATCACTTACAAGATGCGGGTAAAGAAGTCATCGCAGTAGGTAAGATTAACGATATCTTTAATGGTCAAGGCATTACAGACTATGTTCGTACTGCTTCTAATATGGATGGGGTAGATAAATTATTAGACGTGATGGCACGTGATTTTGAAGGATTAAGTTTCACGAACTTAGTAGATTTTGATGCGTTATTCGGTCATCGTCGCGACACACCAGGTTATGGTAATGCTTTAGAAGAATTCGATGCACGCCTACCTGAAATTATTGACGCAATGGCAGAAGATGATTTATTAATGATCACTGCTGACCATGGTAATGACCCAACATTCCCAGGAACTGACCACACTCGTGAATATGTTCCATTAATGTTATTTAGCAAAAAAATGACAGGTAAAGGTAACTTACCAGTTGGACATTTCTCAGATATTTCAGCAACTATTGCAGAAAACTTTGGCGTTGCAGCGACTGAAAACGGCACAAGTTTCTTACAAGAATTAAAATAA
- a CDS encoding ABC transporter ATP-binding protein codes for MRNITKQFGTFKANDNINLQLEKGEIHALLGENGAGKSTLMNILSGLLEPTSGEILLNGEVVNISGPTAANRMGIGMVHQHFMLIDAFTVTENIVLGSELTKNGVLDQKKARQEIIEVSEKYGLDVDPDAYIRDISVGMQQRVEILKTLYRGADILIFDEPTAVLTPQEIDELIDIMHGLVKEGKSIIIITHKLDEIKKVADRCTVIRRGKSIDTVMVKDVSSQQLADMMVGRSVSFKTEKREPHPKDVVLSIENLVVKEARGLDAVKNLSLEVRAGEVMGIAGIDGNGQTELIQALTGLKKVESGSIKIKGEEVSDWKPRKITELGVGHVPEDRHKYGLVLEMSLAENIGLQTYYKEPLSKNGVLNYKVINEYARKLIDEYDVRTVNELVPAKALSGGNQQKAIIAREVDRDPDLLIVSQPTRGLDVGAIEYIHKRLIDQRDKDKAVLVVSFELDEILNVSDRIAVLHAGEIVGIVNAKETTENELGLMMAGYSLEEARKELQNSEAGDING; via the coding sequence ATGAGAAATATTACTAAGCAATTTGGTACCTTTAAAGCAAATGATAATATCAATTTGCAACTAGAAAAAGGTGAAATCCATGCACTATTAGGTGAAAATGGAGCGGGTAAATCAACTTTAATGAACATTTTGTCTGGATTATTAGAACCGACATCTGGAGAAATATTATTAAATGGTGAGGTAGTCAATATTTCAGGTCCCACAGCGGCAAATCGCATGGGTATCGGAATGGTTCACCAACATTTTATGCTAATTGATGCATTTACAGTGACAGAAAATATTGTATTAGGTAGTGAATTAACAAAGAATGGTGTTCTTGATCAAAAGAAAGCACGCCAGGAAATTATCGAAGTTTCAGAAAAGTATGGGTTAGATGTTGATCCGGATGCTTATATCCGTGATATTTCAGTTGGAATGCAACAACGTGTAGAGATACTTAAAACGCTTTACCGAGGAGCAGATATCTTAATCTTTGATGAGCCAACAGCTGTGTTAACACCACAAGAAATTGACGAATTAATTGATATTATGCATGGTTTAGTTAAAGAAGGTAAATCTATTATTATTATCACACATAAATTAGATGAAATTAAAAAAGTTGCCGATCGTTGTACGGTTATCCGTCGTGGTAAGAGTATTGATACGGTAATGGTAAAAGATGTTTCTTCACAACAATTAGCCGATATGATGGTAGGACGTTCTGTTTCATTTAAAACAGAGAAAAGAGAACCACATCCAAAAGACGTAGTGTTAAGTATTGAAAATTTAGTGGTAAAAGAAGCACGCGGCTTAGATGCTGTTAAAAACTTAAGCTTAGAGGTTAGAGCTGGTGAAGTGATGGGAATTGCTGGTATTGACGGTAACGGTCAAACAGAATTAATCCAAGCGTTAACAGGTCTTAAAAAAGTTGAAAGTGGTTCGATTAAAATTAAAGGCGAAGAAGTAAGCGACTGGAAGCCACGTAAGATTACGGAATTAGGTGTAGGACACGTTCCAGAAGACCGCCATAAATATGGTTTAGTCTTAGAGATGTCTTTAGCTGAAAATATTGGCTTGCAAACTTATTACAAAGAACCTTTAAGTAAAAATGGCGTGTTAAATTATAAAGTGATTAATGAATATGCACGTAAATTAATCGATGAGTACGATGTTCGTACAGTCAATGAGTTAGTGCCTGCTAAAGCATTGTCAGGAGGTAACCAACAAAAAGCAATTATTGCCCGTGAAGTGGATCGTGACCCTGATTTACTTATCGTATCACAGCCAACACGTGGACTTGACGTTGGAGCGATTGAATATATTCACAAACGTTTAATTGATCAACGTGATAAAGATAAAGCCGTATTAGTGGTAAGCTTTGAATTAGATGAAATCTTAAATGTTTCTGATCGTATTGCTGTGTTACATGCTGGTGAAATTGTAGGTATTGTAAATGCAAAAGAAACAACAGAAAACGAACTAGGATTAATGATGGCGGGTTATTCATTAGAAGAAGCGCGCAAAGAACTACAAAATTCAGAAGCAGGTGATATCAATGGATAA
- a CDS encoding purine-nucleoside phosphorylase, which yields MNKKLSEQLKETAAFIKDKGVGAIDFGMILGSGLGELADEIANPIVIPYEEIPNFPVSTVVGHAGQLVYGTLSGKNVLAMQGRFHFYEGHSMQTVTFPVRVMNALGAHSMIVTNAAGGCNTSFTPGNLMLIQDHINFTGDNPLIGENEEDLGPRFPDMSEAYDKEYGKIVREVATDLKIMLQQGVYMGFSGPTYETPAEVKMARILGADAVGMSTVPEVIVARHMGMRVLGISCITNLAAGMQANLNHDEVVETTERVKEEFKSLVKLSLEKL from the coding sequence ATGAATAAAAAACTAAGTGAACAATTAAAAGAGACAGCAGCATTTATTAAAGATAAAGGTGTAGGCGCTATTGATTTTGGTATGATTTTAGGATCAGGCTTAGGTGAATTAGCGGATGAGATTGCTAATCCTATTGTGATTCCTTACGAAGAAATTCCTAATTTCCCTGTTTCAACAGTTGTTGGTCATGCTGGACAATTGGTTTATGGAACACTTTCAGGTAAAAATGTATTAGCGATGCAAGGACGTTTCCATTTTTATGAAGGCCATTCAATGCAAACTGTGACATTCCCAGTTCGTGTAATGAATGCCTTGGGCGCTCATTCAATGATCGTAACAAATGCTGCTGGTGGATGTAATACATCATTTACACCAGGTAATCTAATGTTAATTCAAGACCATATTAACTTCACTGGTGATAATCCATTAATTGGGGAGAACGAAGAAGATTTAGGTCCACGCTTCCCTGATATGTCAGAAGCTTATGACAAAGAGTATGGAAAAATTGTACGTGAAGTCGCAACTGATCTAAAAATTATGTTACAACAAGGGGTTTATATGGGGTTCTCAGGTCCAACGTATGAAACACCTGCTGAAGTTAAAATGGCACGTATTTTAGGGGCGGATGCTGTCGGTATGTCAACCGTTCCTGAAGTCATCGTAGCTCGTCACATGGGCATGCGCGTGTTAGGTATCAGCTGTATTACGAACTTAGCAGCCGGTATGCAAGCGAACTTAAACCATGATGAAGTAGTTGAAACAACAGAACGTGTTAAAGAAGAATTTAAATCATTAGTGAAATTAAGTTTAGAAAAATTATAA
- the deoD gene encoding purine-nucleoside phosphorylase has translation MSIHIEAKAGEIADKVLLPGDPLRAKYIAEKFLDNPKQYNNVRGMLGFTGTYKGVPVSVQGSGMGMPSAAIYATELIREYGVKKLIRVGTCGSIQKDVHVRDLVLAQAAATSSAIIRNDFPKHDFPQIADFNLLLKAYETAKEKGFNIHVGNVLSDDMFYKDSMDEVFRLGEHGVLGIEMEAAVLYYLAAKYHIQALALMTVSDHILTGEETTSEERQSTFDEMMIVALDTIIA, from the coding sequence GTGAGTATTCATATTGAAGCCAAAGCTGGCGAGATTGCTGATAAAGTGTTATTACCAGGAGATCCATTAAGAGCAAAGTATATTGCTGAAAAGTTTTTAGATAATCCTAAACAGTATAACAATGTTCGTGGGATGTTAGGGTTCACAGGAACCTATAAAGGGGTGCCTGTATCTGTTCAAGGTTCTGGTATGGGAATGCCTTCTGCGGCTATTTATGCAACAGAATTAATTCGTGAATACGGCGTAAAAAAACTAATACGTGTAGGAACATGTGGTTCTATTCAAAAAGATGTTCACGTCCGCGATTTAGTTTTAGCACAAGCTGCAGCGACTTCTTCAGCGATAATCCGTAATGATTTTCCAAAACATGATTTCCCACAAATTGCTGACTTTAACTTATTATTAAAAGCTTACGAAACAGCTAAAGAAAAAGGTTTTAATATTCATGTGGGGAATGTGTTATCTGATGACATGTTCTATAAAGATAGTATGGACGAAGTCTTCCGTTTGGGTGAACATGGTGTGTTAGGTATTGAGATGGAAGCAGCGGTTCTTTATTACTTAGCGGCAAAATATCATATTCAAGCGCTTGCGTTAATGACTGTAAGTGATCATATTTTAACGGGTGAAGAGACAACATCTGAAGAACGTCAAAGTACATTTGATGAAATGATGATCGTCGCACTAGATACGATTATTGCATAA
- a CDS encoding ABC transporter permease: protein MDLSTIASLVTQTLIYATPLILTALGGVFSERGGVVNVGLEGIMVMGAFSSIVFNLSFAEQLGAWTPWVGVLVGGLTGMLFSLIHAVATVSFRADHIISGTVVNLMAPSLAIFLVKVIYQKGQTDNIRESFGYFTFEHLSKIPVLGPIFFEGTSLPAYFAIIVTIIAWFVLSKTKFGLRLRAVGENPQAADTLGINVYAMRYAGVLLSGFLGGMGGAVFAQQIAGRFAITTISGQGFIAMAAMIFGKWNPLGAMASAIFFGFAQNISISGSNLPVISSIPAVYLQCAPYVLTILVLVIFLGKASGPKANGKNYIKSK from the coding sequence ATGGATTTATCAACAATAGCTTCACTAGTAACCCAAACCTTAATTTATGCTACACCTTTAATCTTAACAGCTTTAGGTGGTGTCTTCTCAGAACGCGGTGGGGTTGTTAACGTAGGTCTTGAAGGTATTATGGTAATGGGAGCATTTAGCTCAATCGTCTTTAACTTGAGTTTTGCTGAACAACTTGGCGCTTGGACGCCTTGGGTAGGTGTGTTAGTCGGTGGTTTAACAGGGATGTTATTCTCGTTAATCCATGCAGTAGCAACCGTAAGTTTCCGTGCTGACCATATTATTTCAGGTACAGTGGTAAACTTAATGGCTCCTTCGTTAGCTATTTTCTTAGTTAAAGTAATTTATCAAAAAGGTCAAACAGATAATATTAGAGAAAGTTTTGGTTACTTTACATTTGAACATTTATCAAAAATTCCAGTGTTAGGGCCAATCTTCTTTGAAGGTACTAGTTTACCGGCTTACTTTGCAATTATTGTAACGATTATTGCGTGGTTTGTCTTGAGTAAAACAAAATTTGGTTTACGTTTACGTGCCGTGGGTGAGAATCCTCAGGCTGCAGATACATTAGGTATCAATGTTTACGCAATGCGTTATGCAGGCGTATTACTTTCAGGTTTCTTAGGTGGTATGGGTGGAGCAGTTTTCGCTCAACAAATCGCCGGACGTTTTGCTATTACAACTATTTCAGGTCAAGGGTTTATCGCAATGGCTGCAATGATCTTTGGTAAATGGAATCCACTAGGTGCGATGGCTTCAGCAATTTTCTTCGGATTTGCTCAAAATATCAGTATCTCAGGATCAAACTTACCAGTTATTTCATCAATTCCAGCAGTATACTTACAGTGTGCCCCTTACGTCCTAACTATTTTAGTCCTAGTGATTTTCTTAGGAAAAGCCTCAGGACCAAAAGCAAACGGGAAAAATTATATCAAGTCAAAATAA
- a CDS encoding ABC transporter permease yields MDNSTSNLKKVLVPVLSVLLGFLLGAIIMWVSGYDAIAGYKTMINTAFINPQTGAINPKSIGEIFVTAGPLIFTGLGFAVANTAGFFNIGLSGQALCGWVASVWTVLAMQGMPKLVVVPVAVIVGALAGAVAAAIPGALRAFFGTSEVIVTIMMNYILLYVSTHIVNNVMSESIIQTKGVTKNVGLEGSLRTEWLGQISNGSRLNLGIILAIVFLVLVWFLLKKTTLGLEIRSVGLNPFASEYAGMSSKRTIIISMVISGALAGLGGVVQGLGTFNNFFVQGSSLSIGFDGMAVSLLGSGTSVGILISALLFSVLKLGGQGMQFAGIPPELVDVVIASIIFFIGISFIIKLVIDKVIKDKKAETIDLKPTPSNENNEGGTI; encoded by the coding sequence ATGGATAATAGTACGAGCAATTTGAAAAAAGTACTGGTACCCGTATTATCAGTGCTTCTAGGGTTTCTATTAGGAGCCATTATCATGTGGGTGTCAGGGTATGACGCAATCGCAGGATATAAAACAATGATTAACACGGCATTTATTAATCCCCAAACAGGTGCAATAAATCCAAAAAGTATCGGAGAAATATTTGTAACAGCTGGGCCGTTAATTTTTACCGGTTTAGGGTTTGCGGTAGCTAATACTGCCGGATTCTTTAATATCGGGTTATCTGGTCAAGCATTATGTGGTTGGGTTGCGAGTGTTTGGACAGTATTAGCGATGCAAGGCATGCCTAAATTAGTGGTTGTTCCCGTTGCAGTTATCGTCGGTGCTCTAGCAGGTGCTGTTGCGGCAGCAATCCCAGGTGCGTTACGTGCATTCTTTGGTACAAGTGAAGTAATTGTAACGATTATGATGAACTATATTTTATTATATGTAAGTACGCATATTGTTAATAACGTTATGAGTGAGTCAATTATTCAAACAAAAGGTGTTACAAAAAATGTCGGCTTAGAAGGCTCACTTCGAACAGAATGGTTAGGTCAAATTTCTAACGGTTCTCGTTTAAACTTAGGTATTATTTTAGCCATAGTTTTCTTAGTTTTAGTTTGGTTCTTATTAAAGAAAACAACATTAGGTTTAGAAATTCGTTCAGTTGGGTTAAACCCGTTTGCCTCTGAATATGCAGGTATGAGTAGTAAACGTACAATCATTATTTCAATGGTGATTTCTGGTGCGTTAGCTGGTTTAGGTGGCGTTGTGCAGGGGTTAGGAACATTTAATAACTTCTTCGTTCAAGGTTCATCATTAAGTATCGGTTTTGATGGGATGGCCGTGTCATTATTAGGATCAGGCACATCAGTAGGTATTTTGATTTCTGCCTTACTATTTAGTGTCTTAAAGCTTGGTGGACAAGGGATGCAATTTGCAGGTATTCCACCAGAGTTAGTAGATGTCGTGATTGCTTCGATTATCTTCTTTATCGGTATTAGCTTTATTATTAAGTTAGTCATCGACAAAGTAATTAAAGATAAAAAAGCAGAAACAATTGATTTAAAACCAACACCAAGCAATGAGAATAATGAAGGGGGGACTATCTAA